A window of Mesotoga infera contains these coding sequences:
- a CDS encoding ABC transporter permease — protein sequence MRIKIEKRLAVPKYSSILVPILSVAIALVLMGIILLVFFYGRQGNLFLAFRETFEAYKEMLTWPFANKYGIFSTLMRMVPLAFVGLGLSFAYRMKIWNIGGEGQLYMGALAATWGALYLFKDVTSPVLMILLISLLGAAAGGIWALIPALMKAFAKTDEIVVTLMLNYVAIFWVDYLVYGPWKDPKGYGFPGTAPFPNQARLATLFKGEFHVGFFVAVALAIVLYYVYKRTRWGMNSKIVGDNAQAARYSGISIIKYTIIALVVSGAIAGLGGAVQMMGVQHRLQHGFSPGYGYTAIIVAWLAKLNPIAILLVAFLFGGLLVGNDQLQMFYKLPMALISVFQGLVLFSLLGGEAIARYRLRVSREEAVTNE from the coding sequence ATGAGAATAAAAATCGAGAAAAGACTGGCAGTTCCCAAATACTCCTCGATCCTTGTTCCCATTCTTTCGGTAGCGATCGCTCTAGTTCTTATGGGCATAATCTTGCTGGTATTTTTCTATGGACGGCAGGGCAATCTCTTCCTTGCGTTCCGCGAAACGTTTGAAGCATATAAAGAGATGCTCACTTGGCCATTCGCCAACAAGTATGGAATCTTCAGCACGCTGATGAGAATGGTACCGCTCGCCTTTGTTGGATTGGGTCTATCATTTGCTTATAGAATGAAGATATGGAACATCGGAGGTGAAGGCCAGCTCTATATGGGAGCATTGGCCGCTACCTGGGGAGCTCTTTACTTATTCAAAGATGTCACTTCACCGGTGCTTATGATTCTCCTCATTTCACTTCTCGGAGCAGCAGCGGGTGGCATTTGGGCCTTGATCCCCGCACTAATGAAGGCTTTTGCGAAGACAGACGAGATAGTGGTTACTCTCATGCTCAACTATGTCGCAATATTCTGGGTAGATTATCTTGTCTACGGACCGTGGAAAGACCCCAAGGGCTACGGCTTCCCCGGAACGGCACCGTTCCCGAATCAAGCAAGGTTGGCGACTCTTTTTAAAGGCGAGTTCCACGTAGGTTTCTTTGTAGCAGTTGCCCTTGCGATTGTCCTTTACTACGTCTACAAGCGAACAAGATGGGGAATGAATTCGAAAATCGTCGGAGACAATGCTCAGGCCGCCAGGTACTCGGGAATCAGCATAATAAAGTACACGATTATTGCGCTCGTTGTCAGCGGAGCAATAGCGGGGTTGGGAGGAGCCGTACAGATGATGGGAGTTCAGCACAGACTGCAACACGGCTTCTCCCCCGGATACGGCTACACTGCAATCATCGTAGCCTGGCTTGCGAAGTTGAACCCAATTGCAATTCTCCTTGTCGCATTTCTCTTCGGAGGCTTGCTCGTGGGAAATGATCAGCTTCAGATGTTCTACAAGCTGCCCATGGCTCTGATATCGGTATTTCAGGGGCTGGTTCTTTTCAGCCTTCTCGGAGGAGAGGCAATTGCCAGATATAGATTGAGGGTATCGAGAGAGGAGGCTGTCACGAATGAATAA
- a CDS encoding ABC transporter substrate-binding protein: MKRVLVCLVLCVGVLGLSMQTVGITAIVEHPALDAVRDGVIDVLEENGFKHGENIVIDFQNAQGSVSTAVTIAKQFVSTNVAVMVGIATPSAQALVNASKTIPIVFSAVTDPVSASLVPAFGKNPGNVVGISDMTPVKTQLQLLTLTLPDVETVGIIYNSGEANSVTIREFAKEACDALGLKLIDITGSTTVEMVASLNAQIKDVDAIYIGTDNTAASSIESISKVALREKIAIVAADIDIARSGGLIGFGFNYYQVGRATGELVVEILKGTPPSELETKILGQDSLILFVNTDIADEIGVEIPQSVLDLANLIVTDGVETER; encoded by the coding sequence ATGAAGCGGGTTCTTGTATGTTTGGTATTATGTGTTGGAGTTCTTGGTTTGTCCATGCAGACGGTCGGAATTACGGCAATAGTTGAACACCCGGCACTCGATGCGGTAAGGGATGGGGTTATTGACGTACTCGAAGAGAACGGCTTTAAGCACGGAGAGAACATAGTAATCGACTTTCAGAACGCTCAGGGCTCAGTTTCGACAGCGGTTACTATCGCTAAACAGTTCGTTTCGACAAACGTGGCAGTAATGGTGGGTATCGCCACCCCATCTGCACAGGCGCTGGTAAATGCTTCGAAGACCATTCCCATAGTCTTCAGTGCCGTTACTGATCCGGTCAGTGCCAGTCTTGTTCCCGCCTTTGGAAAGAATCCTGGAAATGTGGTCGGAATAAGCGACATGACACCTGTGAAGACTCAGCTGCAGCTTCTGACACTGACTCTACCCGACGTTGAAACTGTTGGAATCATTTACAACTCGGGAGAGGCAAATTCGGTCACGATAAGAGAATTTGCTAAAGAGGCCTGTGACGCTCTTGGATTGAAGCTTATTGACATCACAGGCTCCACGACGGTTGAAATGGTCGCCTCGCTCAATGCGCAGATCAAAGATGTCGATGCAATCTACATAGGCACTGACAACACTGCGGCCTCAAGCATAGAATCGATCTCTAAGGTTGCTTTGAGAGAGAAAATCGCAATTGTCGCGGCCGATATTGACATCGCAAGATCCGGCGGCCTGATCGGCTTCGGATTCAACTACTATCAGGTCGGCAGAGCCACAGGAGAGCTTGTCGTCGAGATTCTTAAGGGTACTCCTCCATCAGAACTGGAGACAAAGATACTTGGACAGGATTCCCTGATTCTTTTCGTCAACACAGACATCGCCGATGAAATCGGTGTTGAGATTCCACAATCAGTTCTGGATCTTGCCAATCTCATAGTAACTGATGGTGTAGAGACCGAAAGGTAG
- a CDS encoding NAD(P)/FAD-dependent oxidoreductase, with the protein MHKKVIIVGAGPAGLAASRTLLREGVDFTLLDSHSFPRVKGCGGGLTPRARETISQIFPESEIDGFESFELALSKISDGAVKHLVTLVSKKPMFTTVNRKELDNKLLESVTDRGGEFVSSRVRRVNRSGDGFVVRTEDSELTADYVIVSAGVFGAKLAGLEPPCYAIASHGYSSPTVSASVIFIQDGYLWSFPGESYDSVGGGKYPDCSHIPSFEEISTLLRKSFDEELALNGTPVPLFNSDLVLKLNNFETGLLFAGDSAGLIDNWIGAGIDFALDSGRQAALSIVEDGYKGKTANERYLERLFPIARHLQIADAFRKRFNSNLDEKLELLKERTAGKLLINYLSGYVKGPYWLTLKSLFTGGVESRSTHN; encoded by the coding sequence GTGCATAAGAAGGTCATAATAGTTGGTGCGGGACCTGCAGGCCTGGCAGCTTCAAGAACTCTTCTCAGAGAGGGTGTCGATTTCACCCTTTTGGACTCACACAGCTTTCCCAGGGTGAAAGGTTGCGGTGGAGGGCTTACTCCCAGAGCTCGAGAGACGATCTCACAGATATTTCCTGAATCAGAAATAGATGGTTTTGAAAGTTTCGAGCTTGCTCTTAGCAAGATTTCAGATGGAGCAGTTAAGCATCTGGTGACTCTAGTTTCAAAAAAGCCGATGTTCACGACAGTCAACAGGAAAGAACTCGATAATAAGCTGTTGGAATCAGTCACTGACAGAGGGGGAGAGTTTGTCAGCTCAAGGGTTAGAAGGGTGAACAGAAGCGGAGATGGGTTCGTGGTACGAACTGAAGATAGTGAGCTCACCGCAGACTATGTGATAGTTTCTGCAGGAGTATTCGGAGCTAAGCTCGCAGGGCTGGAGCCGCCATGTTATGCGATCGCGTCCCACGGTTACAGCTCTCCGACTGTGAGTGCTTCGGTGATATTTATTCAGGACGGATATCTCTGGAGTTTTCCGGGTGAATCTTACGATTCAGTCGGGGGAGGAAAATACCCGGACTGCAGTCATATCCCCTCTTTCGAAGAGATTAGCACATTGTTAAGGAAGTCCTTTGATGAAGAGCTAGCACTTAACGGTACCCCTGTTCCGCTTTTCAATAGTGACTTGGTCCTCAAACTCAACAATTTTGAGACCGGTCTTCTCTTTGCTGGGGACAGCGCAGGTCTCATCGATAACTGGATAGGTGCCGGGATTGACTTTGCACTTGATTCAGGAAGGCAGGCGGCCCTATCTATTGTTGAAGATGGTTACAAGGGAAAAACCGCAAACGAAAGATACCTGGAAAGGCTCTTCCCCATTGCGAGGCATCTGCAGATCGCAGACGCCTTCAGAAAGAGGTTCAACTCGAATCTTGATGAGAAACTGGAACTTCTTAAGGAAAGAACGGCCGGTAAACTGTTGATCAATTATTTGAGCGGTTATGTGAAAGGTCCGTACTGGCTCACCTTGAAGAGTCTCTTCACAGGTGGAGTCGAGAGCCGCTCAACACATAACTGA
- a CDS encoding MFS transporter yields METKKAFSIISSYGFFLFGFTSIILGSALPAIERSFGIDHQIAGILLSLPTLAFMSSALVVSALTNRLGPFKLLAVGIFSFTGGLTVLSIGRSFGLLLIGSMAVSFGTGAMETSIGIGVSGMNYRKPGGALNLMHSLFAVGSIIAPFLVAAFLVDYNSWWKPFLVGLFGAVLLVAFVPFLFRIPFAGTSEKAAHFKNEVFSQKIFWLIMAGVLLYVGYEIGFTSWLSSFVFETKGIDMRYASIFPALLWAGIFIGRLLAGFFVDRLGYELSLLLMVIIAFVSFGAALLLQSAIAIGAAVVFAGFGFSGTFPTLQAILISSMKNGIGFAIGMFTVAASIGGATANFFVGFLGHQFGMMAGVIFIMFLIFLEIVVALLIMRLRVVRRSA; encoded by the coding sequence ATGGAAACCAAGAAAGCTTTCAGCATAATTTCGTCGTACGGTTTTTTTCTCTTTGGATTTACGTCAATAATACTTGGCAGCGCGCTCCCGGCAATCGAGAGAAGCTTCGGAATCGATCATCAGATTGCGGGCATTTTGCTTTCACTTCCAACACTCGCCTTCATGTCGTCGGCTCTCGTTGTTAGTGCCCTTACAAATCGTTTGGGACCTTTCAAGCTTCTTGCTGTGGGTATCTTTTCGTTCACTGGAGGACTGACCGTTCTTTCGATCGGACGGTCGTTCGGGCTTCTTCTGATCGGAAGCATGGCCGTTAGCTTTGGAACGGGAGCCATGGAGACTTCGATTGGCATCGGAGTCTCCGGAATGAATTACAGGAAGCCCGGAGGAGCGCTCAACCTTATGCATTCATTATTTGCGGTTGGTTCAATTATCGCTCCATTTCTCGTCGCTGCCTTTCTTGTGGATTATAACTCATGGTGGAAGCCATTTCTGGTAGGGCTTTTTGGAGCGGTGCTTCTGGTTGCCTTTGTCCCGTTTCTCTTCAGAATCCCCTTTGCCGGAACGAGTGAAAAGGCGGCACATTTCAAGAACGAGGTCTTTTCTCAGAAGATCTTCTGGCTCATCATGGCAGGAGTCCTTCTTTATGTGGGTTACGAAATCGGATTCACTTCATGGCTGTCAAGCTTCGTTTTTGAGACCAAGGGAATAGATATGAGATATGCTAGCATCTTTCCCGCTCTTCTATGGGCAGGAATATTCATCGGGCGATTACTCGCCGGATTTTTCGTAGATAGACTTGGATACGAACTTTCACTTCTCCTGATGGTGATAATTGCTTTTGTATCATTTGGTGCGGCGTTGCTTCTTCAATCTGCCATAGCGATAGGCGCGGCAGTAGTTTTTGCGGGGTTTGGCTTTTCAGGAACCTTCCCCACACTTCAGGCTATTTTGATATCTTCCATGAAGAATGGAATAGGTTTTGCGATTGGAATGTTTACGGTTGCCGCATCGATTGGCGGCGCGACAGCAAATTTCTTTGTTGGCTTTCTCGGTCATCAGTTTGGTATGATGGCCGGAGTTATCTTCATAATGTTTCTAATCTTCCTCGAGATAGTTGTAGCGCTCCTGATAATGAGGCTTAGGGTGGTGAGAAGAAGTGCATAA
- a CDS encoding ABC transporter permease, whose product MNNIESFILSTLSATVRAGTPLLFAVLGTIFTERSGVMNLGLEGFMLIGAIGGFVASYQTSSLLAAILVAMLAGAILGLVHAFFTVTLRVNQIVSGLAITMLGTGLSGLWGKDYIGVIAKRFEPIKIPVLSEIPYIGQILFSHDLLVYISFILVPLMWLFIYKTRPGLTLRAVGESPDAADAKGINVFAVRYFYTILGGSITAIGGAYLSLAYNSMWIENMTAGRGWIAIALVLFATWDPAKALIGAYLFGGITALGLRLQAVGAHVSPDFLKMLPYLLTIAVLFFTSTDTLKRKVGAPASLGVPYSREERT is encoded by the coding sequence ATGAATAACATCGAGTCTTTCATTCTCTCGACACTCAGCGCTACAGTTAGGGCGGGAACTCCTCTGCTTTTTGCGGTCCTCGGCACGATATTCACGGAGAGGTCGGGCGTCATGAATCTCGGGCTCGAAGGATTTATGCTAATTGGGGCAATCGGAGGCTTTGTCGCTTCTTACCAGACGTCGAGCCTTCTCGCGGCAATTCTTGTTGCGATGCTCGCAGGGGCTATTCTTGGTCTGGTCCACGCCTTCTTCACAGTGACTCTCAGAGTGAATCAAATCGTCAGCGGACTTGCTATCACAATGCTCGGCACAGGCCTCAGCGGCCTCTGGGGAAAGGATTACATTGGTGTAATCGCCAAGCGTTTTGAACCGATAAAGATTCCCGTTCTCTCCGAGATTCCATATATTGGTCAGATCCTGTTCAGTCATGATCTGCTGGTCTACATAAGCTTCATTCTGGTTCCTCTCATGTGGCTGTTCATATACAAGACTCGTCCGGGGCTTACGCTTCGAGCAGTGGGCGAATCTCCCGATGCCGCAGACGCGAAAGGTATAAACGTCTTTGCGGTGAGATACTTCTACACGATACTGGGAGGTTCCATTACGGCTATCGGGGGAGCTTACCTTTCGCTCGCTTACAACTCCATGTGGATCGAGAACATGACAGCAGGAAGAGGATGGATTGCCATTGCTCTCGTGCTATTCGCCACCTGGGATCCCGCAAAGGCGTTGATCGGTGCATATCTCTTCGGAGGAATCACCGCTCTTGGCTTGAGATTGCAGGCAGTCGGTGCTCATGTTTCACCCGACTTTCTAAAGATGCTTCCATATCTTCTCACGATCGCCGTTCTGTTCTTCACCTCTACAGACACACTGAAGAGAAAGGTGGGGGCTCCTGCGTCGTTGGGAGTACCGTATTCAAGAGAAGAGAGAACCTAA
- a CDS encoding Inner-membrane translocator has product MAILEQGLIIGLMALGVYISFRIVDLPDLTTDGSFALGAAVAVRAVVSGLPAWLAIALAAGTGALAGSITGTIHRKLKINVLLAGILVMTMLYSVNLRVMGGPNLPVPRVVPERATQSFEEMSGSTGLESLFEEIDIDTEKRESRTTVVAKNIFNNDLDGSDLMLIILVISAVIVVLSVALKSDPGMTLRAFGSNPSGVVSFGISQNVLAIAGLTIANCVIGLSGGLFALYSGFSDATIGQGMVVTGLASVIMGEILLGRVKLFYGLLSPIVGGVIYQALLSLAMRYGYRIGFLASDMKLLTAVFIITVIGLRQLSSSGGKRKMKQEVKRLWSNSKI; this is encoded by the coding sequence ATGGCGATTCTGGAACAGGGATTGATAATCGGCCTTATGGCCCTGGGAGTGTACATATCTTTCAGAATAGTTGATCTTCCCGATCTCACAACAGATGGATCCTTTGCGCTGGGTGCCGCGGTTGCCGTAAGAGCAGTAGTCTCAGGTCTACCTGCCTGGTTGGCGATAGCGTTGGCGGCAGGCACCGGGGCCCTTGCTGGGAGCATCACAGGAACCATCCACAGAAAACTCAAGATCAACGTTCTTCTAGCCGGAATATTAGTCATGACAATGCTTTACTCGGTAAATCTCAGGGTAATGGGTGGCCCAAATCTCCCTGTTCCTAGAGTCGTTCCAGAGAGAGCAACCCAGAGTTTCGAAGAGATGAGCGGAAGCACAGGTTTGGAAAGTCTGTTTGAAGAGATCGATATAGATACAGAGAAGAGAGAATCGAGAACGACCGTTGTCGCCAAGAACATCTTCAACAACGATCTCGACGGTTCGGATTTGATGCTAATAATTCTTGTGATTTCTGCTGTGATCGTAGTTTTGTCTGTTGCTTTAAAGTCGGATCCGGGAATGACACTGAGAGCTTTTGGCAGTAATCCCTCAGGGGTGGTTTCCTTTGGAATCTCGCAGAATGTTCTAGCCATTGCGGGGCTTACCATTGCCAACTGTGTAATAGGTTTGAGCGGAGGTCTTTTCGCTCTCTACAGCGGGTTCTCTGATGCCACAATCGGTCAGGGAATGGTTGTTACTGGACTGGCATCGGTAATAATGGGCGAGATACTTCTTGGGAGAGTCAAGTTGTTCTACGGACTTCTTTCTCCGATCGTCGGAGGTGTTATTTATCAGGCACTACTATCTCTGGCAATGAGGTACGGTTACAGAATAGGCTTTCTTGCAAGCGACATGAAACTACTCACAGCAGTCTTTATTATCACTGTGATTGGATTACGTCAGCTCTCCTCGAGCGGGGGAAAACGAAAGATGAAACAGGAGGTGAAGAGGTTATGGTCGAATTCAAAGATCTGA
- a CDS encoding ATP-binding cassette domain-containing protein: MVEFKDLTVVYNQGMENERVALKNVSLTIPEGQFVTIVGPNGAGKSTLLKVILGEVQPTSGLYIIDDRTMNCMKPHRLAEFIGRVNQDPNTGIFPALTIAENLIIASKKGNRPFRFSSVKEEAISLLRDLGLGLEDRMKTKAGELSGGQKQSLAMVMAILSKPRLLLLDEHTAALDPDSASRVMELTARINREYDITIIMITHNMEIANSYGERLMRLIEGEVANDGIREILSRATSVMC, encoded by the coding sequence ATGGTCGAATTCAAAGATCTGACGGTCGTATACAATCAGGGGATGGAAAACGAAAGAGTTGCCTTGAAGAACGTGAGTCTGACAATCCCCGAAGGACAATTTGTCACCATAGTCGGACCCAACGGAGCAGGCAAGTCTACACTTCTGAAAGTGATTCTTGGAGAGGTTCAGCCCACATCGGGTCTATATATAATCGACGATAGGACCATGAATTGCATGAAGCCTCACAGGCTTGCGGAGTTTATCGGAAGAGTTAATCAGGACCCGAATACGGGAATATTTCCGGCTCTTACGATAGCCGAGAATTTGATAATTGCATCGAAGAAAGGCAACAGGCCCTTCAGGTTCAGTTCTGTCAAAGAAGAGGCAATATCTCTTCTTAGGGATCTCGGGCTTGGACTGGAAGACAGGATGAAAACCAAGGCGGGAGAGCTCTCGGGAGGGCAAAAACAGTCTCTTGCAATGGTAATGGCCATTTTGTCGAAGCCCAGACTGCTGCTTCTTGACGAGCACACGGCTGCGCTTGATCCAGATAGCGCCTCAAGAGTAATGGAACTGACAGCCAGAATCAACAGAGAGTACGACATAACTATAATCATGATAACTCACAACATGGAAATTGCCAATTCTTACGGAGAAAGGTTGATGAGATTGATCGAGGGTGAAGTTGCAAACGACGGAATAAGAGAGATACTGTCCAGAGCGACTTCAGTTATGTGTTGA
- a CDS encoding ABC transporter ATP-binding protein — protein SISLDLRKGEVHALLGENGAGKTTLMNILFGIYKPDMGEILMDGQRISISSPHNALKYGIGMVQQHFTVVPSFTVAENVVLGLKEMGFFVKTKTVESSIKKLGESYDLPVNPRARVWTLSVGEKQRIEILKLLYTGAKVIILDEPTAVLTPHETEILFKAIRKLVSEGSSVIFISHKLDEVLQISDRVTVLRGGRFVGTEERSSIDRRSLVRMMVGRDVLLDFDKPKTVPGKTVLEIEKLTVKNDKNLEAVRDLSLSIRSGEILGIAGVAGNGQRELAEAIYGLRKPIHGVVRLNDKKLGATNVAQRIEEGVAFIPQDRRALATCPSLSITENMFMKNAYSNYIPQSPFNVNIRAMQKATEELIGSYSISTPSTKTPSRFLSGGNLQKLVLARELSTKPCLIIAEHPTRGLDIGAMEFVYRTLLAHKERGAAVLLLAGELYEIFRLSDRVAVIYEGEIMGYTPPDPKFTEEIGFMMAGSKQGEIA, from the coding sequence CAGTATCTCGCTCGATCTTCGTAAAGGTGAAGTCCATGCTCTGTTGGGAGAAAACGGGGCTGGGAAGACGACGCTTATGAACATTCTCTTCGGCATATATAAGCCTGACATGGGAGAGATTCTCATGGACGGCCAGAGAATCTCCATATCTTCTCCTCACAACGCGCTGAAGTATGGAATTGGAATGGTTCAGCAGCATTTCACGGTCGTACCCTCGTTCACCGTGGCCGAGAATGTTGTGCTCGGTCTCAAAGAGATGGGCTTCTTCGTAAAGACCAAAACAGTTGAATCAAGTATAAAGAAACTCGGAGAAAGCTATGATCTCCCAGTTAATCCCAGGGCTCGAGTCTGGACTCTTTCTGTCGGGGAAAAGCAGCGAATCGAAATTCTGAAGCTGCTTTATACCGGCGCGAAAGTCATCATTCTTGACGAGCCAACGGCCGTCCTCACTCCTCATGAGACTGAAATCCTGTTCAAAGCAATAAGAAAGCTTGTGAGTGAAGGCTCTTCAGTAATCTTCATAAGTCACAAACTGGACGAGGTGCTCCAGATCAGCGACAGGGTTACGGTACTGAGAGGCGGCAGGTTTGTTGGAACTGAGGAGAGAAGTTCAATTGACAGAAGATCTCTCGTAAGAATGATGGTAGGCAGAGATGTACTTCTTGATTTCGACAAGCCCAAAACCGTACCCGGAAAGACAGTACTCGAGATTGAAAAGTTGACGGTCAAGAACGACAAGAATTTGGAAGCTGTGAGAGACCTGAGCTTAAGCATTCGATCCGGTGAAATACTGGGAATCGCGGGTGTTGCCGGAAATGGTCAGAGAGAGCTGGCTGAAGCAATATATGGCCTCAGGAAACCAATCCACGGAGTCGTTCGCTTGAACGACAAGAAGCTCGGAGCTACCAATGTCGCTCAGAGGATAGAAGAAGGTGTGGCATTCATACCCCAGGATAGAAGAGCCCTTGCAACTTGTCCTTCGTTGTCAATAACCGAAAATATGTTCATGAAGAACGCTTACTCAAATTATATTCCTCAGTCGCCCTTCAACGTTAATATTCGTGCAATGCAGAAGGCTACGGAAGAATTGATTGGCAGCTATTCAATATCCACCCCTTCGACGAAGACACCCTCAAGATTTCTTTCAGGCGGAAACCTGCAGAAACTAGTCCTTGCCAGGGAACTCTCCACTAAACCATGCCTTATCATAGCGGAGCACCCCACGAGAGGCTTGGACATAGGAGCCATGGAGTTTGTCTACAGGACTCTCCTTGCGCACAAAGAACGCGGAGCGGCCGTTCTACTACTGGCCGGCGAACTATACGAGATATTCAGGCTTTCAGACAGAGTTGCAGTGATTTATGAGGGAGAAATAATGGGATACACGCCTCCTGATCCGAAATTTACAGAGGAGATCGGTTTCATGATGGCCGGATCAAAGCAGGGGGAGATAGCATGA